Proteins encoded in a region of the Panicum hallii strain FIL2 chromosome 3, PHallii_v3.1, whole genome shotgun sequence genome:
- the LOC112887492 gene encoding uncharacterized protein LOC112887492 — MQDVAGRQWPNLAERVKGELWDFYRLQAGMDAQADVVAEYRCKKLVTDMFYEQRLQSIINYHAVVLGQKVTKAQARTMTLTEEQYLQMVPHWCAHFPECWQQIVAKWLSDDWNAVHQERREHRLTMAGVPHHQGNRNLTEYAQAWSAAHGGQQCNKFMAYALSHKGKATSSVSYNAEDGPEAYSNPSIYTRLNEYTSMAREVHGQEYDPTQEDLDAEIVMKVGGGKKHGRYWICDGAIDSSSTPTLSQIKARQTSSSAGIRPRPDSSTSQVQALQAQLQEERRERMELEARMRAEMEAEREADRQRMASMFAYIQSLGAATGLPPPPPFVTPPRPPTDPFSTSNQSAASNDPYISPNQTNQNN, encoded by the exons ATGCAGGATGTTGCCGGCAGACAGTGGCCCAACTTGGCTGAGCGAGTGAAGGGCGAGCTTTGG GATTTCTACAGACTACAGGCCGGGATGGACGCGCAGGCGGATGTGGTTGCCGAGTATCGCTGCAAAAAGCTCGTTACCGACATGTTCTACGAGCAGCGCCTCCAGTCAATCATCAACTACCACGCCGTCGTCCTTGGACAGAAGGTCACCAAGGCGCAAGCAAGAACTATGACgttgactgaggagcagtacttgcag ATGGTTCCTCATTGGTGTGCCCACTTTCCTGAGTGCTGGCAGCAGATAGTTGCTAAGTGGTTATCCGACGACTGGAACGCTGTGCACCAGGAGCGTCGTGAGCACCGTCTGACTATGGCCGGTGTGCCACACCACCAAGGCAACCGTAACCTGACCGAGTACGCCCAAGCATGG TCGGCGGCACATGGAGGGCAGCAGTGCAACAAATTCATGGCGTATGCTCTATCCCACAAGGGTAAAGCGACATCCAGCGTCAGCTACaacgcggaggacgggcccgaggcgTACAGCAACCCGAGCATCTATACTCGCCTCAAtgagtacacatcgatggcGAGGGAGGTGCACGGCCAAGAGTACGATCCGACCCAGGAGGATCTTGACGCTGAAATTGTCATGAAGGTCggaggaggaaagaagcatgGACGGTACTGGATTTGCGACGGCGCGATCGACTCCTCTTCTACTCCGACTCTATCTCAGATAAAAGCACGGCAAACGAGCTCGAGCGCAGGCATCCGACCTCGTCCGGACAGTTCGACGAGCCAAGTCCAGGCACTCCAG GCTCAGCTgcaagaagagaggagagaacgTATGGAGTTGGAGGCAAGGATGAGGGCGGAGATGGAGGCCGAGCGGGAGGCTGACCGACAGAGGATGGCGAGCATGTTCGCGTACATTCAGAGTCTTGGCGCAGCGACGGGTCTACCTCCGCCACCTCCCTTCGTCACCCCACCTAGACCACCCACCGATCCGTTTTCTACTTCA AATCAGTCGGCGGCCTCCAATGATCCGTATATTTCTCCAAATCAGACCAACCAGAACAACTAG
- the LOC112887683 gene encoding amino acid permease 6-like, which yields MERSRTAVVYDAESGDDHERQGTVWTATSHIVAAVVGSGVLALAWTVAQLGWVVGPLVLLGFSCVTYYTSALLADCYRYPDPVDGAVNREYIDAVRCYLGRKNVLLCGCAQYVNLWGTLVGYTITASTSMIAVKRVNCFHREGFGAGDCNPSGSTYMVVFGLFQLLLSQLPSLHNIAWLSVVAVATSFGYSFISLGLCAAKWASHGDVRGTLAGAAVDAPREKAFNVLLALGNIAFSYTFADVLIEIQDTLRAPPAENKTMKRASFYGLGMTTVFYLLLGCTGYAAFGNDAPGNILTGYAFYEPFWLVDIANICVIVHLIGAYQVFAQPIFARLESCVACRWPDAKFINATYYVRVPCLRSSGSSPPTTVAVAPLKLVLRTILIMFTTLVAMLLPFFNAVLGLIGALGFWPLSVYFPVSMHVARLKIRRGELRWWMLQAMSFVCLLISVAASIGSVQDIVHNLKAAAPFKTSD from the exons ATGGAGAGGAGCAGAACGGCGGTGGTGTACGACGCTGAATCCGGCGACGATCATGAGAGGCAAG GGACGGTGTGGACGGCGACGTCGCACatcgtggcggcggtggtgggctCTGGCGTGCTGGCGCTGGCGTGGACGGTGGCGCAGCTGGGGTGGGTGGTGGGGCCCCTCGTCCTGCTGGGCTTCTCCTGCGTCACCTACTACACGTCGGCGCTGCTGGCCGACTGCTACCGGTACCCGGACCCCGTCGACGGCGCCGTCAACCGCGAGTACATCGACGCTGTGCGATGCTACCTCGGCCGGAAGAACGTGCTGCTCTGCGGCTGCGCGCAGTACGTCAACCTCTGGGGCACACTCGTCGGATACACCATCACCGCCAGCACAAGCATGAT CGCGGTGAAGCGCGTCAACTGCTTCCACCGGGAGGGCTTCGGCGCCGGCGACTGCAACCCCTCCGGGAGCACCTACATGGTGGTGTTCGGCCTCTTCCAGCTCCTGCTCTCGCAGCTGCCCAGCCTCCACAACATCGCCTGGCTCtccgtcgtcgccgtcgccacCTCCTTCGGCTACTCCTTCATCAGCCTCGGCCTCTGCGCCGCCAAGTGGGCGTCCCACGGCGACGTCCGGGGCACGCTGGCGGGGGCCGCCGTCGACGCGCCGCGAGAGAAGGCCTTCAACGTCCTCCTCGCTCTCGGCAACATCGCCTTCTCCTACACCTTCGCCGACGTGCTCATCGAGATCCAGGACACgctgcgcgcgccgcccgccgagaACAAGACCATGAAGCGCGCCTCCTTCTACGGCCTCGGCATGACCACCGTCTTCTACCTCTTGCTCGGGTGCACGGGCTACGCCGCCTTCGGCAACGACGCGCCCGGCAACATACTCACCGGCTACGCCTTCTACGAGCCCTTCTGGCTCGTCGACATCGCCAACATCTGCGTCATCGTCCACCTCATCGGCGCCTACCAG GTGTTCGCCCAGCCCATCTTCGCGCGGCTGGAGAGCTGCGTGGCGTGCCGGTGGCCGGACGCCAAGTTCATCAACGCCACCTACTACGTGCGAGTGCCGTGCCTCCGGTCGTCGGGGTCCTCGCCGCCGACTACTGTGGCCGTGGCGCCGCTCAAGCTCGTGCTCCGCACCATCCTCATCATGTTCACCACGCTGGTGGCGATGCTGCTGCCCTTCTTCAACGCCGTGCTGGGGCTCATCGGCGCGCTGGGTTTCTGGCCGCTCTCCGTCTACTTCCCCGTCAGCATGCACGTGGCCAGGCTCAAGATCCGGCGCGGCGAGCTCCGGTGGTGGATGCTGCAGGCCATGAGCTTCGTCTGCCTCCTCATCTCCGTCGCCGCCAGCATCGGGTCCGTGCAGGACATCGTGCACAACCTCAAGGCCGCCGCGCCGTTCAAGACTTCCGACTGA